ACACTTGGTGGGAGCTTCCTTGGTGCATtggtggtgattttaatatcaTAAGATTCCCTAGTGAAAGATCTAGAGATAACCGCTTTCGCTTAGCCATGACAGATTTCTCAGACTACATTTTTGACTTGAACCTGATAGATCTCCCACTCACAGGAGGTCCATTTACCTGGTCTAATAGCCAAAAGTGGTCTCGCTTAGACCGATTCCTAATTTCGCCGGAGGGGGAAAGTAAGTTTCCAGAGGTGTGCCAGAAGAGATTGCCACGAGTGGGCTCAGAACACTTCCCTATTTTATTAGATGGAGGAGGCATTCAAGGCGGTCGGcgttatttcaaatttgaaaatatgtggcttaAAAGCGAGGGTTTTGTAAAAAGGGTAAGGCATTGGTGGTCATCATATCAGTTTTTTGGTAGTCCCTCTCACATACTTGCAGGTAAATTAAAAGCTTTAAAGACTCATTTAAAGTTTTGGAATTCTCAAACTTTTGGTGACTTAGGGGAGCAAAAGAAAACCATGTTGGAGGAACTATAGAGTATAGAGAGGCTCATGGAAGATAGAGTTCTTACCCTAGAGGAAATTTCACACAAGATAGAGCTAAACTCAGAAATAGAGAAAGTATTATCTTTGGAAGAAATTTCTAGGCGTCAAAAATCAAGAGTACTGTGGCTGAAAGAAGGGGATTGAAGCACAAAATTTTTCCATAGAATGGCCAACTCTCATAGGAGAAACAACACAATTGAGATGTTGCAGATTAATGATAGTGAATGTACGAAGGCTCATGTGATCCAGGAACATGTGGTAAGTTTCTATGAACAACTTTTTACAAAAGAAGAGAGATGGAGGCCAAATTTGGATGGACTCAACTTTGATTTTATTGAACCACAAACTGCGTCATGGTTGGAAAGAGTTTTTTAGGAAACTAAGGTACATGCAGTAGTCAGAAGAATGGCAAAAAATAAAGTACCAAGACCAGATAGTTTCTCAATAGGGTTCTTTCAAAaatgttgggaggttgtgaaagAGGATATTATGAATGTGTTCCAGAAATTATTTGTGGGCGGAAAATTCTAGAAAATTCTGAATGCTACTTTTATTGCTTTAATCCTGAAGAAGACTGAGGCATCGGAGGTGAAAGACTTTAGGCCTATTAGCCTCATACATGGGGTTTACAAAATCATCTCAAAGGTGCTTGCTAACAGGTTAGGAGTGACCTTGGATAAGATAATCACAAAACCACAAAATGCTTTTGCAAGGGGTTGTCAAATTCTAAATTCTGTCTTAATAGCCAATGAATGCCTAGATAGTAGATTAAAATCAGGATGTGCAGAGATTATTTGCAAGCTATACATGGAAAAGGAATACGACCATGTAAATTGGGAATTTCTCCTATATCTATTGAAGAGATGTGCTTTTGGGGAGAAATTGTGTATGTGGATCAGATGGTGTATCTCAACGGCCAGATTTTCAGTTCTGATCAATGGCAACCCAAAAGGTTTCTTTAATAGTTCTCAGGGGTTAAGACAGGGAGACCCGTTGTCACCACTTCTCTTTGTTATCATCATTGAAGGACTGAGCAGGATGTTAATGGCACTAGTTAATAATGGTTTTATGGCAGGATGATAGGGGTCTCATTCCGATCTCACACttgctttttgcagatgataccttAATATTCTGCGAGGCAAAGCAGGACCAACTTAGTACTCTGAAGGCGCTCCTTCTGTGCTTCGAGGAAATGTCAGGGCTAAGAGTGAACTTTGATAAGTCTGAGCTAGTGCCAGTTGGTAGTATAAGTAATACTTGGCAGTTGGCGGGTACGCTTGGGTGCAAAATTGCTTCTTTCCCAATGACTTATCTAGGTTTACCGTTGGGGGCTGCCTCAAGGGCCATAGCGATCTGGGATACCGTTATTGAGAAAATAGAACGAAGATTGACAGGGTGAAAAAGATTGTATTTGTCAAAAGGAGGGAATGTGACCCTTATCAAAAGCACTTTTTCTAACTTacctacttattttttatcattatttgctATCCCATCATGGTGGTGGCGCGGCTTGAAAAACTCTACCGGGATTTTCTATGGAGTGGGATGGGGGAAGAATTTAAATTCCATCGAGTTAGTTGGGATAAGGTGTGTAGACCAATTCCTTCAGGTGGACTAGGGATAAAGAACTTGAGATTGTTTAATCAAGCACTCTTGGAGAAATGACTATGGAGATATAATGCGAAGCCGGAAGCTCTCTGGAAACTAGTAGTTGATTGTAAATATGGTCGGTCTTGGGGAggttggtgtactagagaggggAATGGGCATATTGGTGTGGGAATTTGGAGGCGAATAAAACGAGGATGGAGGGCATTTGCTAACCACACTAGTTTGGTGGTGGGGGAAGGCACACGTATAAAATTTTGGAAGGATATCTGGTGTGGGGAGGTGGCATTAAAGGACTcttttccttcagtttttcgaGTGGCATGTGATCAAGAAGCTGTGGTGGCGGATCTCATGATTCTTTCAGGAGATCAAGTTCAATGGAATGTGACCTTTACTAGAGCAGCCCAATATTGGGAAGTAGACAATTTTGAGGCCTTCTTCCGTTTAGTATATTCCAAGAACCGAATGGACTACATGTTGACAAATTGTGGTGGATACCAGCGGGTAAGGGTATTTTTTCAGTTCGCTCTTTTTATAAGGTCCTTACAGCTTTATCGAATTCTCAATTCCCATGGAGAAGACTGTGGAGGAACAAGGCGCCTCCCAAAGCACTTTTTTTCACATGGACAATAGCCCTGGGTAAAATTCTAACAATCGATAACTTGCGAAAGCGATGGATAATTATAACAAATTGATGTTGTGTGTGTAAGAAAGCCAGTGAGACAGTGGATCATCTCTTACTACACTGTGAGACAGCCAATGGCGTGAAATTTTCAGTCGCATAGGCCTAAACTGGGTGATGTCGGCATCAGTGGTTGAGCTTTTGGCGAGTTGGATGATGCCGGGCGGTGCTTCACAAATCAAAgctatttggaagatggtcTCTATCTGCATTATGTGATGCTTATGGCGAGAGAGCAACAAGAGGACCTTCGAAGAGAAGGAGCACATACTAGAGGAGCTTCGCGTGCTATTTTTCAGCACTTTATTTCAATGGGCTATTGCAATAGATTTCAATGGTCTACATGTACATGATTTCCTTTTGTCCTATGTAGCGACCTAGATAggttttatctcttgtatacctccttgtgtacttgggctatgcctattcttattaatactaccgtttacttataaataaaaaataaaaaatcataactgaagttgttttattttattttattttattttattttatcagtaAACAAAGAGTTTTATTAACGATATAGATAGGCATAGCTCAAgtacatgggacatatacaagaaaaCCAAAGTTGTAGAAAATCCTATGCAATTCAAGGTCCCAAGAGAACCTTGCATCCCATGGTTCTCTTAAATGCTAAACCGACTATATCACATTATTAAATTAAGATAATAGAACATATACTTTGAAATATTGCTAAAGGGGCAATAAGACTACATGAACAACAAAAACCCAATAACATAAGAAATTATCTGATCAGATAAATAAAGACTAAAgaatcaacaaccaaatatACTGTCATTAAAAGGTTCGTAACTCTCCTACCTGTACAAAGAGGAGCGACTGAAATTACGCCTAAGGAACTTGGCAACATGTTCAATGGATCGACATAAAATGGGAATCAAAGCAACTGCAGCAAAGATCACATCATAATACTAGGTAGGACtaggaaaatgctaaaatgaCAATATTGATGGGAGAAATACTCTAGCCAAAAAAttattacacaaaagtaatcctACAAACTAACGTGGCTTGATGTGGTTTGTCAGAATGTTAacttacttttattgtaaagtagatctgaCAGATCACACGAAGACATGTCAGTTTGTgggattacttttgtgtaatccccTTGTAGCTGCAGCAGTCCTTGATTGATGgaacaaaaaacacaaacacaGAGAAAGAAAGAACTTAAATAAGAATGATTAAGAGACTAAGCAATCTCACACTTGAGGCAAAGATTTGAAGTCACAAAGGTAAGGCAGTAGATGAAGTAGATAAAATCCTTGGTTGCAATAATAGACTGAAAGTAAACTTGCAAAGCCTGCAGATTCCATGCTCTGGGTTGCTACAACCATATAAGATTGGTTAATTTACTCGAAGAAGGATAAAAGAAGCATGTAGTGAAAAGTTAGAAAGATCTGAAACGGAATAAGAACATACCCCGTATAGTGAATACACTGAATATAGAGAGGAACATGCAGTGCCCATAAAGGAAAGCCGATATGCCCTTTGTGAAAGATTTCTAGGTACCAGTGGAAAAATTGCAAGCACAGCCACAACAAACACCTGGAGTGAAAATGACAAATAGAATACATAGAAGCAATATTACCAATAGTCCGGACTCATAAGCAAGGCACTAATGGTATGCATTTCTTATTTTCAATATAAAACGCAGGGATTTAACTTCAAAATCATTCCTTTTTtatcagatacacacaagaaaaagtttaaaaattgcaATAACTAAGAGTCTGCGAGGATGAATTCAAGGAATGCTCAAACGTATTATCAGTGTTTAACCAACAACTCAATAAGTGAACAAGTAGGTAATTTTACATGAAGGATTGTCTCAATCAACAGAGATAAGCATTCAACCCTTACAAAGTAGCCTGTCTTCCGAGGTAAACTCACACTCtactacatatatttatttatagatcAGATATATTCTGCTGGTTTGGAATTTCTACTAGCCTTTGGTACCCAATTTTCCCCCTTCCTCAAAAAAAGCTACATCATAATTCTACTTGTCAAAAATAAAAGTTCCATTtacccccaaaaaaaataccaattaaaaaaagtaagatcCCATTTgtacaaataaaaaacaaaagctagATGCTATTTCTAAAATCTAAAAGACAAATACGAACTAGCTTTGAGGGAACAAATAAGAACATGAAATTTGTGAAAATCTCAGGAAAACAATTTAGCAAATCatcataaatacataatatacaCATACTCCCCCACACCCACACAAGTTTATGCGACAGTTGACAAAGAAtctatatgcatgcatgaagtATATTTCACAGTACCCAAGCATTTATGGAGAACTGAATAGTTTGCCGATCCCAACGCAGAGAGGTTGGATTAGGACTGGTACTTGCCGACGTCCCTGAAGTTCGAGTTGTTGACTCTACAGAAATATTAGGGCTCAATTCAATGACAGAGGCAATTTTAAGAacagtgaaaaaaaaagaatacatcTTTGTGCAGTTTGGATATTTGTAATCTTCCATTTCTATTTTGGATAACCTGAGTTACGTGGCCGAGCTTGGTCATTTGAAGATGTTGATGATGGGGCTGATGGCCGTGATGGGTTAGGTAAACTATTAGAAGACATGGTCTCTACCACTAGCTCAGGATCCTGTTTATGAACCCAAGTATCAGAAAAGATTTTCAGGTGCAACAGTTAAAAGCAGAGCTGAATGAAGATGAAAATAGACAAATATATGACCCTTGCATTTCCATAACCTCTACAGAGCATATGACTGTAAAAAACTAATAGTATAAACCTACAAGCAAAATCCAATCCCAACCAACAAAGCTACCCTCCATCCTGTCATTCATGATAGAACCTCAACCCTAAATAATAATACTTCAACTAATGTCCAGTACTCtgcaaaataaaagtaaaatccCTTTTACTAACATGAGAAAAGGGGAAGCACTATCAGAGAATGCTGATGGGATATATTCCTTCTATACATGAGCTCATTGACAATCACTCAAAGTCAAACCTTTATCCTTAAACAAGACTGGTCAAAATTATCAGTTAGATAAAACCACACATAAAAGCACTGTGATGGGAAAACAAAGCATGTAATGAAGGAAAGATGATGTAACAAACAAGTAGAAGAACTCTACAAATTgataaatcaaaacaaaaaacctCAAAATTGTGAAGTTCCACCAGTGAAGCCAAAAtactacaaaattttttttttgataattaaactaattttattgatcaatggCAAAGCCAGTATTACAACTCTAACGCCCTAGCTAGGTAGGTacattagagacaagaaaatcatgcatgGCCATGCCATCAAAATCCACAGCAACAGCCCAGCCCCGCTACTGATCTTTCTTGGTCCTCAAAGGTCCTCCCATTTCGCTCCTGCCAtacacaccacatgatacatagagggatcatcttccagaTAGCTTTAATTGGTTTTCTGCCCCTTATATTTGACCAACTAGCCAGTGCCGCCTCCACAGttttaggcataacccaagctatATCTAGTCGTAAGAATACCTCATTCCAAAGGGCCCTTACCGTATCACAGTGTAGAAGGAGATGGTCGACCGACTCTCCCCCTCttctacacatgcaacaccagtccGCGATAATGATCCTTCTTTTCCTCAGATTATCTGTAGTAAGTATCTTTCCCAAGGATGCAGTCCACACAAAGAAAGATACTTTGGGAGGAGCCTTATTTCTCCAGATTTTTCTCCAGGGACAAGGAGTGGAGTGCTCCTGTGTGAGGATCTTATAAAAAGAGCGAACAGAAAAAATACCTTTGTCTGTTAGAGACCACCTCAACACATCCTCTTGCTGGCTATTGGGTCTTATGGAGTATAAAAGGCCGTAGAAGTCCTCAAACATACTTAGTTCCCAGTCTTGCGCAGCcctactaaaattaatattccaaaGAATCTGACCCCCCTCCAACCCCCTGACTTCTGCCACTGAAGCATCCTTATCTCTAGCCAACTGGAACAGAGGAGGGTACAAGTCTTTCAAGGCCCTACTAGCACACCATACATCTCTCCAGAATTTGATTCTTAAACCCGTACCCACACAAAGCTTTACATGTCGATTAAAGAAcccccatcctcttcttatatgtttccatAACCCCACACCATAAGCTCCCCTTACTTCTCTAGTGCACCACTCCCCCCATAAACCGCCATACTTCTTCACAACCACCAGCTTCCAAAGGGAATCATGTTCGTTGGCaaatctccaaagccatttgccTAATAGCGCTCGGTTGAACATCCTTAGGTTTCGAACCCCCAAGCCTCCCCCTGATATAGGTCGACACACTTGCTCCCACTTAACCAAGTGGAATTTGAACTCCTCCCCCAAGCCCCCCCATAAGAAATCTCGTTGGAGCTTCTCAATACGAACCGCCACGCTTGCTGGTATTGGGAATAGAGATAAAAAGTAGGTAGGTAAGTTAGAGagtgtactctttatcaatGTAGTCCTTCCCCCTTTCGACAAGTACAACCTCTTCCACCCCGCcaatcttctctctattttttcgatAACTGAATTCCACACCGCAGACGCTCTCGAAGCACTCCCTAAAGGAAGTCCCAAATAAGTCATAGGGAAAGAAGATATCTTACACCCCACCGTTCTCGCTAGGTTTCGAATATTAGAAGCCTCCCCTATGGGCACCAACTCTGATTTTTCCCAATTCACCCTTAACCCGGAGACGGCCTCGAAGCAAAGGAGTAAAATCTTTACCACTTGCATCTGATTTTGCTCAGCTTCACATAGTATAagtgtatcatctgcaaacaggaGGTGAGAAATGATAATAGTTCCCCTGTCCGTGTTGCCAATCGGAATCCCGTTTAAGAGTCCGTTTTCAACCATAACCAAGAGCATCCTACTTAGAGCCTCCATAACTATCACGAACAGAAAAGGTGacaaaggatccccttgtcgcAATCCACGAGAACTCTGGAAGAAACCTACTGGAACTCCATTTAACAACACAGAGTACTTTACCGTAGATATACACCAGTGAATCCACGCCCTCCACcgttccccaaaaccacatctccttAGCAAATGTAGaagaaaatcccaattaacatgatcataggccttttccatgtctaacttGCACATGATTCCTGACTTTCCCTCTTTCAACTTGCTATcaaggcattcattggcaattagtACCGCATCCAAAATCTGTCTGCCCTTCACGAAGGCATTTTGGGGTTTAGTAATAAGCTGTCCCATAACCTCACTCATTCTGTTTGCAAGTACTTTCGAGATTATCTTATACAATCCATTCACtagactaataggcctaaacTCCTTCAAATCCATAGCCCCCACCTTCTTGGGAATCAGTGCTATAAAAGTGGTGTTtagacttttctcaaattttccagcCATGTAAAATTCCTGGAAAACCTTCATAAGGTCCTCCTTTAATACATCCCAACAATCTTGGAAGAAACCCATGGAGAAACCATCCGGTCCTGGTGCTTTATCCCTGGCCATCTTACTCACTACCTTAAAGACCTCTAACTCCTCGAACTCCCTTTCCAACCGAGAGACGTCAGTCGACCCAATAGTATCAAATTCCATCCCATTTAGGGGAGGCCGCCAACCCTCCTGCTCTGTCAGTAGATTCTCATAAAATTCAACTACGTGATTGTGAAGTACCTGCTCATCTCTACACTCTGCACCATCCACTATCAGCTTCTCAATATTGTTGTTCCTCCTATGTGAATTTGCAATTCTGTGGAAGAAACTTGTGCTTCGATCTCCTTCCCTCAACCACAGTGCCCTGGACTTTTGCCGCCAAGACATCTCTTCTAACAGAATCAGTCTCTCAATCTCAATGACCAGCTCTGATCTCCTGTCTTGTTCTTCCTGGGTGAGTGGTTGTACCTCTTGCAGCCTCTCAATCTCCTGTAGTTCCAACATCTTGGCTTTCCTGTTTACTTCTACGTTGCCAAAAGACTCTAAGTTCCATTCTTTTAGATCTCTTTTTAGGGCTTTCAATTTACTTGCAAAAATGAAACTGGGAGTACCATGGAAATAATAAGAAGACCACCACTGTTTGACCCTCTCCACGAACCCTTCCGATtttagccacatattctcaaatttaaacggCCGACGACCATTATGAACTCCTCCGCAATCAATCAGAATAGGCCAATGGTCGGATCCAATACGGGGCAAACGTTTTTGCCAGACACATGGGAAATGGCTTTCCCATTCTGGAGAAATTAAGAACCTGTCCAATCTGGACCATGACTGATTATTTGACCAAGTGGCAATTCCCCCCGCAAGTGGCAAGTCCACTAAGTTCACATCAAAAATAAACTTCGAGAATTCCTCCATGGCTGGTCGCAATCTTCTGGTACCCGAAACTTCACTCAGGAATCTCACCACATTAAAGTCTCCCCCTATACACCATGGAAGTCCCCACCAGGAATGAATCCCTGATAGTTCCTCCCACAAAAATTTTCTTGACTGGTCTAGATTGGGgccataaacacctgcaaaagcccatgAGAAATTATCGGAAACACACTTAAAAGAGCATGCTACCACATACTGCCCAATGcaatcctccaccttctctaCCACCCGTCTATCCCACATAACCACGATCCCTCCGGATGCCCCCTTTGATGCCAGGAATGACCAATCCACATGATTACCCCTCCACAGGCTCCTCACAATTTTCCTATCAATCATTTTCAGCTTGGTATCTTGTAAACATACAATATCCGCCTTCCACGCCCGAAGTAGATTCCTAACCCGTAGCCGCTTATTTATCTCGTTTAACCCGCGGACGTTCCAAGTCacaattttaggcttcattgaGGAATGGACAGCCCCTTCCCTTTCACCCTTCCCCTCCTAGCGCTGCTCTCAGTGTTCATCGaccaatttaatcttttaagttccCTATGCTTCTTCGATTCACCTttagtatttttattgtaaCCCTCCTCGATTGCTGTAAATAAAGCCATGAATTGCTCCTCATATCCTTCACTTTCAATCCCCActaatttttgaatttccttCACTTTATGGAAGACCCAATCTGAAATAATTGGTTGCGTTGGTAGGTGGAAGTTCAACGGCATCGGTTCCTCCACCCTACTGATCTGCAAACCTGTAAAATCTCCTTCTACTGGTAGATCATCCAACCCCAACTGTCCACACACGTCAGGGAAGGTGAGTTCTTCCCCCTCTTCCTCCACCGAAAGCTCTACCTCCTCTAAACTCCCCTCCTCTTCAACCGCTGCCTCCGTTGGTGTGATAGAGGCCTCCACCGACGGAGAGAACCCATCCCGATGTAGTCTCGGGTCTCGGGCCCGTTGCTACACTCGGTAGCGTCAAATCATTACACAAAACCGCCGGGAACTCGTCGACAGTCTCCAGCACCACCGTCGGCGAGGTCTGTGTCGTCGTCGGGACCATTGCCACCGATTGCTGCCGCGGTGAAGACACCAGGTCCTCAGATGTGTTGCGGAAAACCGGGTTGGAAACATCCGGATTACCCGGGTTTGGGTCTTCAGAAGAGGACCTGGGTTGAGGAGGTCCAGGCCCGAAACCAGGCCCTCCACTCGTGGAAGCCTTGTTTCCGTTTACTGCTAAAGGGCTACTGAGCCCCATGCCCATCTCCAGGCCCACAGCTTCCAACCCAGCGAGAGGCCCAGCCTCTATTCTTTCAATAAACCCATCCCTCTGAGACTCCACCAAATCAGTCCCCATTCTGTCATCTTCACTTCTCCCTCCTTTTTCCACAACTAGCCCGACAAATACTCTGACTTCCTCCATCTCTTTCTGCAGCTTCCTCAACTGCCCTTGTAGCTCCAACAGTCTTTTGCTGGACACCCACGTCTCCTGTCCAACCAGCCTACCACCCTCTACACTTCGGTGTTCCCCCCCACCAACGTGACCTGCACTTCCAACAGGCCCCCTCTGTTCCCTTCCCGCCGTGAGAACCTCCTTGAAGGTTCTGGCCACCATGTTTGAATCCCTCTCAACTTGATACCTCTGCCCCCCTCCCCCTTTTCCAGACCCAATCCCTTTTAAATGAACCATCTCGGTAGCCAGGTTTCTCATTTTCCTCCATCCCCACCCATTTGCACCTTCTGGAAAACAGAGCAACCTTGTTCTTCCATTCTTCCCGTATTCGGCAATGGACAAATAACGCCCACGCCTATTCGAACACCGTTGAGCAACAAAACTGCGATAACCCTCTCTAATTACCGAGTACACCTCCTTCTTTCCCCCCTTAAGGCAATCCTCCAATATTTTTACAATCCACAGGGTTGTATTTCTGCCCACCAACAAGTCGTACCTCTCCTTCCATCCAAGTTCAGAAAAACGAATATTAACTCCCTCCTTTGTGAGGATAAACAACTTGGACTCAACAACAACTTCACGTGATACCATTGCACTCTCCAGAAACTGTAAAGACTACAccaggaaaacaaaaaaaacacctCGCAGGAACAGTAACACCTCGCCGGAACAGTACACCTCGCCGGAAAAACAGCTCTGACAGATCCGGCGAGGACCCAGGCTGCCCAGAACCTGCCGATCAGGCTCTGCCTGTCACCTCGCCGGAAAACCGACAACCCTCCCCTCGCCGGAAAACAGCATCTCTCCCCTCGCCGGAAAACAGCTCAGACAGAGCCGACGAGGACCCAGGCCACCCAGAACCTGCCGACCAGTCACCGCCTGTCACCCCGCCGGAAAACAAGCACTCTCCCCTCGCCGGAAAACAGCAGACAGGTCGCTGTTCCGATTGGACGGGACGACAGGACGACTCTGGTTCTCGTTTATCGACGACGACGACGGGACTCACGACGGGATGACGGAATCTGGTATGTACGCTGGGTCTCGTACGACGCGGCGGGTCACTTGGTTCTTTTTAGGGGCATAAAGGCACCATTGCCCATTGCCCATTGCCCaaaatataaacatttataTACATGCCCCTAATGTACTTGTACAAAACACTATGCCTAGTCACACAGACACATTCGCACCACATGTACAAGATGGGATttcaagaagagagagaaacagcAAGAACAGTTTTCTTGTTGACAAGTAAAACAGCAAGAACACACGAACatattttccattttatttttggaagatTTCAAGATGCAccaaattatatatagtttatctCATATTCAACAGATTGAATAGAAACTGGTACATGGAATAAGgctaagttgagatgagtttacaCTGGATTAAGGTTTACCAAGTTGAGAATAAGGGTTATTTAATTAAGTATTACATTATGGTACAAACCAGGACACCGCAAAAAAGAAATGACACTAGAATGCATACGAAACATAGAGCCACTAGGATGGGATCCTCCCCATAACTACTACCATCCTCCTCATCCAGCAGCCCCTCAAAGAATCACccattttcctttcctctccACACAAACCAGAATATCTCGAAAAGGAAGGCATTTCCTAATAGTTGCCAACTtgagaaacaaaacaaagcatttTCATTTCACCCACTAAAGACTCACCTCAGCGAAGAAGGCATTACCCATCCAATCAAACTTTACAGGAAGATGCAGGATATAAgatgaaaacaaat
The genomic region above belongs to Carya illinoinensis cultivar Pawnee chromosome 4, C.illinoinensisPawnee_v1, whole genome shotgun sequence and contains:
- the LOC122307315 gene encoding transmembrane protein 33 homolog, encoding MGETSEEDPQRMKRIAAAAYDYENDPRWADYWSNILIPPHMASRSDVVDHYKRKFYQRYIDPELVVETMSSNSLPNPSRPSAPSSTSSNDQARPRNSESTTRTSGTSASTSPNPTSLRWDRQTIQFSINAWVFVVAVLAIFPLVPRNLSQRAYRLSFMGTACSSLYSVYSLYGQPRAWNLQALQVYFQSIIATKDFIYFIYCLTFVTSNLCLKFALIPILCRSIEHVAKFLRRNFSRSSLYRKYLEETCVWVESNTTTLCIVSSHAEIGLGFLLIISLLSWQRNLIQTFMYWQLLKLMYQAPVTASYHNSIWAKIGRTVNPLVSRYAPFLNTPISVAQRWWFR